Part of the Candidatus Eremiobacterota bacterium genome is shown below.
GCAGCGCGCTGTGCGCGTACTCCTCGGCGCGGCGGAACGCGACGTCCGCCGGCGCGATCGCTTTGAAATCCCAGTCGCCGATCTCGGCGTAGGTCACCGCCAAGCCCGCATATCCGCGCGGATCGTCGGGTGCGAGCGCGACGACCCGGCCGAAGTGCACCAAGCTCGCGCGCATTCCGGCTTCGGTGCGGCGGTCCCAGGTGTAGCGCCCGAGCGTGTACGCACGCGCCGCCTCGCCGCTCAGCGGCGGCGGCTCGCGCGAGACGCGGCCGAACGAGACGCCGCCCGACGCGAACGCGATAATCGCCAATGCCGCCACGGCGCGCAACGCAAATGCGGCGCGCGCGGCGACGCCGCGTTTGCGCGCCGCCGCACCGTTCTCGACGATGCTGACCGGCGCGGCAAAACGATAGCCGCGGCGCGGGACCGTCTCGACGAAGGCGCGGCCGTCGCCGCGCGGGTCGAGCGCGCGCCGGATCAGATAGATCGTCTGCGTGAGGTTGCCGTCCTCGACGAAACCCTCGGGCCACAGCGCGTCGCGTAGCGTGTTCTTCTCGACCAGCGCGCCCGGCTCGGCGAGCAGCAGCCCCAGCGCTTCGGCGACTTTCGGCGCCAGCGGCACGCTGCGGCCCTCGCGGCGGAGGACGCGCTCGTCGCGGTCGAAGCTGAAGGGCGGGAAGGCGATCCGGACGCCCATGGTAGCCGCCCGGAACTTCGCCGTGCGCGCTTAGACCCCGCCTCCGACCCGCATGAGATATTTCACGATCCAGCGGTCCAGCGTCGAGGTGGCGGCGGGCGTCCCGTAGTTCACGAAGAGCTCGTTGCCGTTCGCGAACTTCTTGCGCAGCGAAGCTGCCAAATTTCTGCCGGGGGACGCGAAGCCGCCCCGCCCGCTCACGTCGCGGTAGGCGATGCTGGCGTTCCCGTCGCGCCCGAACGGGACGGCAAGCGAGAGCCGGCGCAGCCACTGCCCGTCGCTGAAGCCCGAGTACGCGGCCTCGCGCGTCCCCGCGTAGTCGAACGAGAGGCTCGCCGAGCCGAGCGCGCGCGTCAGCGTCGTCGTCGTCTGGTGAAGCTGGAACGGCCCGAACGGTCCGGCCTGGTAGTCGGTGCGGATCGAGCTCGGCGTTCCCTCGCCCAAACCGATTCCCGCGCTCCAGGTCTTGAACGGCAGCAGCTGCTGATCGCGGTAGCCGTGCGTGCCGCCGGAGAAGTAGTCGCCTTCGTACGTGCGCTGCGAGCCGACTTGATCGTTCAGGTACAGCGCGAGCTTCGAGCGCATCCGCAGCGTGAGGTACGCGTCGGCGTCGCTCTCGTGCACGTTTCCTTGCCGGTCGAGCCAGCGGTCCCAGTACAGATACAATTCCGCATTCTTCACCGGACCGCGCTTCGGCGAGCGGGTGAGATCGAGTGAGAATTCCGGGCCGCGCACGTCGGCGATGTTGGTGAAGCCGTCGACCGGCGCGTACCATGGCCCGACGTCGAGCCACGTGAGGTTCGCCTCGAGACCGGGTTTCTGTATGTCGATGAACGCCGCGTTCTTCTGCGCCTCGCCCGCGCTCGGCACGAACGTTCCCGTCTCTTGCGCGTGCATCGCGGAATAGACGAGCCCGCTCGCGAGCGAACGGCCGAAGCCGCCGATCTCCCACGAGCGGTCCTCGCCGTTCGAGTGCGCGGCGTTCACGCCGTCGATCCAGTAGCCGAACGTGTTGTCGGGCCGGCGGTGCTTGAACCCGAACGCGAGGTCGTCGAAGAGCATCCCGGTCTGCGGGTTCGTCCCGCGCACTTCGAGCGCGCCGAACGACTCGGAGCCTTTCGTGCCGACCAGCTTGAGCCCGCGGTCGAACGGCCCGATCGCGGGCGAGTAGAACAGCACCTCGTTCGGAAGGTTCAACTCGAAGCCCTCGAGCGCGGGGTTGACGTACGGCGCGCCTTGCGCGAAGAACGGCCGGTACTCGGTGAACGCGCGGCGGAACTGCTGCGGCGCGATCGTCTGCTGGTCGACTTCGACGTTCGAGAAGTCGGGCGAGAACGCGCCCACGAACGTCGTCGTCGCGTCGATCGGAATCGCGACGTCGGCGCCGGCGGTGCGCGGCGTTTGGCGCACCGTCGCGCCGGACGGCACGGTGAACGAGCTGCGGTCGGTGCCGGCGCTTTCGAGCAAGAACGCTTCGGCGCGCGGCTTCGGCGGCGGGACCGCGCCGCTCAGCGATACGCCGCGGACGCTCGGCCAGAAGCGCCAGTCGAAGCCGAGGTTCGGCCAGCCCGGAATCGCCTGGTACGCCATCAGCGGAGCGTACGCGAGCGTTTCGTGCTCGGCGCTCGCCGCGACGTTTCGCACGACGTTGATCTTCCACTTCTGCGGGCCGTTCGCGGCGAGCTTCAGCGCGCCGTACGGGATGCGCAGCACCGCGTTCCAGCCGTCGGCGGTTGCCTTCGCGACCGCGCTCCACTCCGGCTTGTAGCGCGCGGTCTCGCTGGCGAACGCATAGCGCGTCCCGCGCGGCGTCACCGCGAACATGTACGCGCGCCCGCCGTTCCCGGTCACGTCGAGCAGGACGGCGACGAAGTCGTCGGTGCCGTAGCCGACGTCGTCGGTCGCCTGCGTCGCGACGAGCGGCGTCTTCTGCTCCGCTCGCACGCCGACGTACAGCGCGCGGTCGTCGTACCACAGCGAGACCGCCGTGGCGACGCCGGCCGGTGACTTCGAGCCCAGATCGAAGAACGGCCCGGTCAGCGCGCCGTCGGCCCAGCGCGGGTCGCTCAGCGAGGCGTCGAGCGGGAGCGGCGTCGCCGCGCGCCGGACCTCGACCCGGTCGGCCGGCGCGAGCGAGACGGCCAGCGCCCCCGGCGGCAGAGCGAGCACGAGGACCGCGCCCGCGATGAGTCGGCGAAGCATGACTCGACCCTAGCAGCGCCGCCCGCGCCGCGTCGTTCAAGCCGCGCTCAATCCCGCCGGCGGCCGTCTCACGGAACCCTCACGCCGCATTGCCGCGGCCCGCGCGCTCGCAGCAACCGAGCGGCCGGGACGACGGAAGCAGGTGCGCCGGCGAAGGTTTCCTGTTAGAATAGGTGCTTATGGCCCAGACTCGGACGCGGCCCGACATCCGCAACGTCGCCATCATCGCCCACGTCGACCACGGGAAGACGACGCTGGTCGACGCCATGTTCCGGCAGAGCGGGATCTACCGCGAGGGTCAGCAGGCCGAGACGCGCGCGATGGACTCCAACCCGCTCGAGCGCGAGCGCGGGATCACGATCCTGGCCAAGAACACCGCGATCGAGCACGCCGGCGTGAAGTTCAACATCGTCGACACGCCCGGCCACGCCGACTTCGGCGGCGAGGTCGAACGCGTGCTGCAGATGGTGCAGGGCGTGGTGCTGCTGGTCGACGCGGCGGAAGGGGTGATGCCGCAGACGCGCTTCGTGCTGCGCAAGGCACTCGAGCTCGACCTGCGCGCGATCGTCGTCATCAACAAGATCGACCGCAAGGACGCGCGCCCGGTCGAGGTCGTCGACGAGGTGTTCGACCTCTTCATCGAGCTGGGCGCCTCGGACGAACAGGCCGACTTCCCGGTGGTCTACGCGAACGGCAAGGCGGGGATCGCCAAGTACGAGCTCGCCGACGCGAGCAGCGATCTGGAGCCGCTGTTTCGAACGATCGTCGAGCACGTCCCCGAGGCGCCGGCCGAGGACGGCGGCTTTCAAATGCTCGTCTCCGCGATCGACCACAACCGCTACGTCGGGCGGATCGGGATCGGGCGCATCTTCCGCGGCAGCGCGCGCGTGAACGCGCCGATCGCGAAGGTGGCCCGCGAGGGCACCGTGACGCCGGGGCTGCGGCTGACGAAGATGCTCGCGTTCCACGGCCTGGAGCGAATCGAGATCGAGGAAGCCTCGGCCGGCGACATCGTCTGCGTCTCGGGGATCGAGGGCTTGAACATCGGCGACACGATTGCCGACGCGGCGCAGGCGGAGGGGATCGACGCGGTCGCGGTCGACGAGCCGACGGTCTCGATGTACTTCATGGTGAACGCTTCGCCGTTCGCCGGGCGCGAGGGTAAGTATCTGACCTCACGGCAGATTCGCGAGCGGCTGATGCGCGAGCTCGAGTCGAACGTCGCGCTGCGCGTCGAGGAGACCGACTCGGCCGACACCTTCGAAGTGCGCGGCCGCGGCGAGCTGCATCTCTCGATCCTGATCGAGACCATGCGGCGCGAAGGCTACGAGCTGGCGGTCAGCAAGCCGCGCGTGATCATCACCGAGCGGCACGGCGTGAAGATGGAGCCGGTCGAGTACGTCGTGATCGACGTGCGCGAAGAGTACGCCGGCGCGGTGATCGAGGCGGTGGGACGCCGGCGCGCGCAGATGTCGAACATGGTGACGGTCGGCGAGACGCGCCGGCTCGAGTACACGATGCCGACGCGCGCGATCTTCGGCCTGCGCGGCGAGCTGCTGACGCTCTCGCGCGGGACGGCGGTGATGTCGCACGTCTACTACACGCAT
Proteins encoded:
- the typA gene encoding translational GTPase TypA, whose product is MAQTRTRPDIRNVAIIAHVDHGKTTLVDAMFRQSGIYREGQQAETRAMDSNPLERERGITILAKNTAIEHAGVKFNIVDTPGHADFGGEVERVLQMVQGVVLLVDAAEGVMPQTRFVLRKALELDLRAIVVINKIDRKDARPVEVVDEVFDLFIELGASDEQADFPVVYANGKAGIAKYELADASSDLEPLFRTIVEHVPEAPAEDGGFQMLVSAIDHNRYVGRIGIGRIFRGSARVNAPIAKVAREGTVTPGLRLTKMLAFHGLERIEIEEASAGDIVCVSGIEGLNIGDTIADAAQAEGIDAVAVDEPTVSMYFMVNASPFAGREGKYLTSRQIRERLMRELESNVALRVEETDSADTFEVRGRGELHLSILIETMRREGYELAVSKPRVIITERHGVKMEPVEYVVIDVREEYAGAVIEAVGRRRAQMSNMVTVGETRRLEYTMPTRAIFGLRGELLTLSRGTAVMSHVYYTHQPLAGEIPGRSNGALVTSDTGSVTAYALMGLEQRGRFFVEPGTEVYEGMIVGRANDDKDVAINVVRAKKLTNMRAAGSDENVKLPPAEEMSLERAIEFIEDDELVEVTPRSIRLRKRLLDESERLKARKREKALAG